The Macaca nemestrina isolate mMacNem1 chromosome 12, mMacNem.hap1, whole genome shotgun sequence genome contains a region encoding:
- the LOC105468828 gene encoding DNA damage-induced apoptosis suppressor protein isoform X1 produces MYKMSTLESNKTIFQLKKYHFHQFRFFKRFMPRCEHMNRRRKFLLASVLALQNSSFIYPSCQKCFSRIILVSKRSNCPKCGCTGESGNANYRYKLSLKVAESNKLFVITVFGSCLDTFFGLTATGLHRYIQDPNKIPETLDNDTTQNLLTKAVETCFVGQSFIFGVTNFESHSGKGADASNFLQQCSDHKRKARALVACQIVLPDPGVAGFTVIDYFCQLLQTFNFRKLQCDSNAPNNHLLSLDHSNSDLSSIYTSDSTSYFFKSCSKDTFSKFWQPSLEFTSIVSKLTDNDDFSASEQSKAFGTLQQNRNSISIAEATGSSSCHDPIQDSWSLVSYMDKKITAEKLGKELGLQAKELSAVHSSHHEIGVNDSNLFSLEMREPLESSNTKSFHSAVEIKNRSQHEPPCFQHHGIDTPTSLQKRSTCCPPSLVRLEETASNSQDGNPQIWDDLPFSESLNKFLAVLESEIAITQADVSSRKHHVDNDIDIFHADHSRLSVTPQRTTGALHIPPIALRSSQAIVKANCSKDDFLFNCKVNLSPSVEKESQPDNKVEAVSVNHNGRGMSEYFLPNPYLSALFSSSKDSETIVTLKKTIRISPPRDEILFRPSTSESDHFSPNNKYLNGCGEKSLSEMNEKLTTLCSRKYNDVSDLCKLENKQYYRWSKNQDDSFTICRKLTYPLETLCNSPNRSTNALKEMPWGHINNNLTQSYSIGYEGSYDASADLFDDIAKEMDIATEITKKSQEILLQRGTSLAESHPSESDFSLRSLSEDFMQPSQKLSLQSISGSRRSRTCSPTPQFQSDSEYNVENSQDFVPCSQSTPISGFHQTRIHGINRAFKKPVFYSDLDANYEKIRIFPENDKQQASPSCPKNIKTPSQKIRSPVVSGISQPEVFNPSPFAECHETDSDEWVPPTAQKIFPSDMLGFQVIGLGKCLAAHHFPDQELPRKKLKHIRQGTNKGLIKKKLKNMLTAVVMKEKTPKYNCKSSGWISKCPDIQVLAAPQLHPILRPDSCLECCLPFSEKGPPSVCDTQSAWSPELF; encoded by the exons ATGTATAAAATGAGCACACTGGAATCTAATAAAACGATATTTCAGCTAAAAAAGTACCATTTCCACCAATTTAGGTTCTTTAAAAGATTCAT GCCACGGTGTGAACACATgaatagaagaagaaaatttcTTCTAGCCTCAGTACTTGCTCTCCAGAATTCAAGTTTTATATATCCATCATGTCAGAAGTGCTTCTCTAGGATAATCCTGGTCTCCAAAAG GTCTAATTGTCCGAAATGTGGCTGTACTGGTGAATCTGGAAATGCCAATTACAGATACAAACTTTCCTTAAAAGTTGCAGAATCAAACAAATTGTTTGTTATTACTGTATTTGGAAGTTGCTTAGATACATTTTTTGGTCTTACTGCCACTGGTTTGCACAG GTACATTCAGGATCCTAATAAAATTCCAGAAACACTCGACAATGATACAACTCAGAATCTATTAACTAAAGCAGTTGAAACTTGCTTTGTTGGACAAAGCTTTATTTTTGGAGTGACG AATTTTGAAAGCCACTCTGGAAAAGGTGCAGATGCCAGTAACTTCTTACAGCAATGCTCTGACCACAAAAGAAAAGCCAGAGCACTAGTGGCTTGCCAGATTGTTCTACCGGACCCAGGTGTTGCAGGCTTTACTGTCATTGACTACTTCTGTCAACTTTTGCAGACTTTTAATTTCAGGAAACTTCAGTGTGACTCTAACGCACCTAACAATCACTTACTTTCTTTAGATCACTCAAATAGTGATCTCAGCAGCATATATACTTCTGACAGCACTTCTTATTTTTTCAAGTCCTGCAGCAAGGATACTTTTTCAAAATTCTGGCAGCCATCACTTGAGTTCACTTCCATTGTTTCAAAACTAACAGATAATGATGATTTTTCAGCTTCAGAACAAAGTAAGGCCTTTGGTACTCTTCAGCAGAACAGAAATTCCATCTCCATTGCAGAGGCCACTGGTTCCAGTAGCTGCCATGATCCCATTCAGGATTCATGGAGCCTTGTTTCATATATGGATAAAAAGATTACAGCAGAAAAGTTGGGTAAAGAACTTGGCTTACAAGCTAAGGAGCTGAGTGCAGTTCACAGCAGTCATCATGAAATTGGAGTTAATGACTCTAATTTATTCTCTTTGGAAATGCGAGAGCCCCTTGAGTCAAGTAATACAAAATCCTTCCACAGTGCAGTGGAAATTAAAAATAGGtcccagcatgagccaccatgtttcCAGCATCATGGTATAGATACCCCCACTAGCCTTCAAAAGAGGTCTACATGTTGCCCACCTTCGTTAGTCAGACTTGAAGAGACAGCCAGCAATTCCCAGGATGGCAACCCTCAAATTTGGGATGATCTACCATTCTCTGAAAGCTTGAACAAATTTCTGGCAGTTCTTGAAAGTGAGATTGCTATAACCCAGGCAGATGTCAGTAGTAGGAAGCATCATGTAGATAATGACATTGATATATTTCATGCAGACCACAGCAGGTTATCTGTGACTCCCCAGAGAACTACTGGAGCCCTGCATATACCACCTATAGCTTTAAGATCATCACAAGCAATAGTCAAAGCAAACTGTAGCAAAGATGACTTCCTTTTCAACTGTAAAGTAAATCTAAGTCCTAGTGTTGAAAAGGAGTCACAACCAGATAACAAAGTAGAGGCTGTCTCTGTAAATCATAATGGAAGAGGTATGTCAGAGTATTTTCTACCAAATCCTTACCTGTCAGCTCTGTTTTCATCTTCAAAAGATTCAGAAACAATAGTTACTCTTAAGAAGACTATCAGAATCTCACCACCCAGGGATGAAATTCTATTTAGGCCCAGTACTTCAGAGAGTGACCATTTTAGTccaaataacaaatatttgaatggatgtggagaaaaatcactttcagaaatgaatgaaaagttgACAACTCTATGTTCTAGGAAGTATAATGATGTCTCTGATCTttgcaaattagaaaataaacaatattatagGTGGTCCAAGAACCAAGATGACAGTTTTACAATTTGCAGGAAACTTACATATCCTTTAGAAACTCTTTGCAATAGTCCAAATAGAAGTACAAATGCATTGAAAGAAATGCCTTGGGGACATATCAATAACAACTTAACGCAGAGCTATTCTATTGGTTATGAAGGTAGCTATGATGCCTCTGCTGATCTCTTTGATGATATTGCTAAAGAAATGGACATTGCAACAGAGATTACCAAAAAATCACAGGAAATTTTGTTACAACGGGGAACGTCTTTGGCAGAAAGTCATCCTTCAGAGTCTGATTTTTCACTGAGATCACTTTCTGAAGACTTCATGCAGCCTTCACAAAAATTATCCTTGCAAAGCATTTCTGGCTCTAGGCGTTCAAGAACCTGCTCTCCAACACCTCAATTTCAATCAGATTCAGAATATAATGTTGAAAATAGTCAAGACTTTGTTCCGTGTTCACAGTCAACTCCAATTTCAGGATTCCACCAAACAAGAATTCATGGGATAAACAGAGCTTTTAAAAAACCTGTATTTTATTCAGATCTTGATGCTAACTATGAAAAAATAAGGATTTTCCCGGAAAATGACAAACAGCAAGCCAGCCCAAGCtgtccaaaaaatataaaaacacctAGCCAGAAAATCAGAAGCCCTGTTGTATCTGGTATTTCACAACCAGAAGTTTTCAATCCCTCTCCTTTTGCTGAGTGCCATGAAACTGATAGTGATGAATGGGTCCCTCCTACCGCacaaaaaatatttccttcagaTATGCTTGGATTCCAAGTCATAGGTCTAGGGAAATGCCTTGCTGCCCATCATTTCCCTGATCAAGAGTtaccaagaaagaaactgaaacatATTAGACAAGGAACCAATAAAGGTTTaattaagaagaaattaaagaatatgcTTACAGCAGTTGTTATGAAAGAGAAAACTCCTAAATATAACTGTAAAAGTTCAGGCTGGATTTCCAAATGTCCAGACATTCAAGTCTTAGCAGCACCTCAGCTGCACCCTATTCTTAGACCTGATTCTTGTTTAGAATGTTGCCTTCCATTTTCAGAAAAAGGCCCACCTTCAGTGTGTGATACTCAAAGTGCTTGGTCACCTGAATTGTTTTAA
- the LOC105468828 gene encoding DNA damage-induced apoptosis suppressor protein isoform X2 — translation MNRRRKFLLASVLALQNSSFIYPSCQKCFSRIILVSKRSNCPKCGCTGESGNANYRYKLSLKVAESNKLFVITVFGSCLDTFFGLTATGLHRYIQDPNKIPETLDNDTTQNLLTKAVETCFVGQSFIFGVTNFESHSGKGADASNFLQQCSDHKRKARALVACQIVLPDPGVAGFTVIDYFCQLLQTFNFRKLQCDSNAPNNHLLSLDHSNSDLSSIYTSDSTSYFFKSCSKDTFSKFWQPSLEFTSIVSKLTDNDDFSASEQSKAFGTLQQNRNSISIAEATGSSSCHDPIQDSWSLVSYMDKKITAEKLGKELGLQAKELSAVHSSHHEIGVNDSNLFSLEMREPLESSNTKSFHSAVEIKNRSQHEPPCFQHHGIDTPTSLQKRSTCCPPSLVRLEETASNSQDGNPQIWDDLPFSESLNKFLAVLESEIAITQADVSSRKHHVDNDIDIFHADHSRLSVTPQRTTGALHIPPIALRSSQAIVKANCSKDDFLFNCKVNLSPSVEKESQPDNKVEAVSVNHNGRGMSEYFLPNPYLSALFSSSKDSETIVTLKKTIRISPPRDEILFRPSTSESDHFSPNNKYLNGCGEKSLSEMNEKLTTLCSRKYNDVSDLCKLENKQYYRWSKNQDDSFTICRKLTYPLETLCNSPNRSTNALKEMPWGHINNNLTQSYSIGYEGSYDASADLFDDIAKEMDIATEITKKSQEILLQRGTSLAESHPSESDFSLRSLSEDFMQPSQKLSLQSISGSRRSRTCSPTPQFQSDSEYNVENSQDFVPCSQSTPISGFHQTRIHGINRAFKKPVFYSDLDANYEKIRIFPENDKQQASPSCPKNIKTPSQKIRSPVVSGISQPEVFNPSPFAECHETDSDEWVPPTAQKIFPSDMLGFQVIGLGKCLAAHHFPDQELPRKKLKHIRQGTNKGLIKKKLKNMLTAVVMKEKTPKYNCKSSGWISKCPDIQVLAAPQLHPILRPDSCLECCLPFSEKGPPSVCDTQSAWSPELF, via the exons ATgaatagaagaagaaaatttcTTCTAGCCTCAGTACTTGCTCTCCAGAATTCAAGTTTTATATATCCATCATGTCAGAAGTGCTTCTCTAGGATAATCCTGGTCTCCAAAAG GTCTAATTGTCCGAAATGTGGCTGTACTGGTGAATCTGGAAATGCCAATTACAGATACAAACTTTCCTTAAAAGTTGCAGAATCAAACAAATTGTTTGTTATTACTGTATTTGGAAGTTGCTTAGATACATTTTTTGGTCTTACTGCCACTGGTTTGCACAG GTACATTCAGGATCCTAATAAAATTCCAGAAACACTCGACAATGATACAACTCAGAATCTATTAACTAAAGCAGTTGAAACTTGCTTTGTTGGACAAAGCTTTATTTTTGGAGTGACG AATTTTGAAAGCCACTCTGGAAAAGGTGCAGATGCCAGTAACTTCTTACAGCAATGCTCTGACCACAAAAGAAAAGCCAGAGCACTAGTGGCTTGCCAGATTGTTCTACCGGACCCAGGTGTTGCAGGCTTTACTGTCATTGACTACTTCTGTCAACTTTTGCAGACTTTTAATTTCAGGAAACTTCAGTGTGACTCTAACGCACCTAACAATCACTTACTTTCTTTAGATCACTCAAATAGTGATCTCAGCAGCATATATACTTCTGACAGCACTTCTTATTTTTTCAAGTCCTGCAGCAAGGATACTTTTTCAAAATTCTGGCAGCCATCACTTGAGTTCACTTCCATTGTTTCAAAACTAACAGATAATGATGATTTTTCAGCTTCAGAACAAAGTAAGGCCTTTGGTACTCTTCAGCAGAACAGAAATTCCATCTCCATTGCAGAGGCCACTGGTTCCAGTAGCTGCCATGATCCCATTCAGGATTCATGGAGCCTTGTTTCATATATGGATAAAAAGATTACAGCAGAAAAGTTGGGTAAAGAACTTGGCTTACAAGCTAAGGAGCTGAGTGCAGTTCACAGCAGTCATCATGAAATTGGAGTTAATGACTCTAATTTATTCTCTTTGGAAATGCGAGAGCCCCTTGAGTCAAGTAATACAAAATCCTTCCACAGTGCAGTGGAAATTAAAAATAGGtcccagcatgagccaccatgtttcCAGCATCATGGTATAGATACCCCCACTAGCCTTCAAAAGAGGTCTACATGTTGCCCACCTTCGTTAGTCAGACTTGAAGAGACAGCCAGCAATTCCCAGGATGGCAACCCTCAAATTTGGGATGATCTACCATTCTCTGAAAGCTTGAACAAATTTCTGGCAGTTCTTGAAAGTGAGATTGCTATAACCCAGGCAGATGTCAGTAGTAGGAAGCATCATGTAGATAATGACATTGATATATTTCATGCAGACCACAGCAGGTTATCTGTGACTCCCCAGAGAACTACTGGAGCCCTGCATATACCACCTATAGCTTTAAGATCATCACAAGCAATAGTCAAAGCAAACTGTAGCAAAGATGACTTCCTTTTCAACTGTAAAGTAAATCTAAGTCCTAGTGTTGAAAAGGAGTCACAACCAGATAACAAAGTAGAGGCTGTCTCTGTAAATCATAATGGAAGAGGTATGTCAGAGTATTTTCTACCAAATCCTTACCTGTCAGCTCTGTTTTCATCTTCAAAAGATTCAGAAACAATAGTTACTCTTAAGAAGACTATCAGAATCTCACCACCCAGGGATGAAATTCTATTTAGGCCCAGTACTTCAGAGAGTGACCATTTTAGTccaaataacaaatatttgaatggatgtggagaaaaatcactttcagaaatgaatgaaaagttgACAACTCTATGTTCTAGGAAGTATAATGATGTCTCTGATCTttgcaaattagaaaataaacaatattatagGTGGTCCAAGAACCAAGATGACAGTTTTACAATTTGCAGGAAACTTACATATCCTTTAGAAACTCTTTGCAATAGTCCAAATAGAAGTACAAATGCATTGAAAGAAATGCCTTGGGGACATATCAATAACAACTTAACGCAGAGCTATTCTATTGGTTATGAAGGTAGCTATGATGCCTCTGCTGATCTCTTTGATGATATTGCTAAAGAAATGGACATTGCAACAGAGATTACCAAAAAATCACAGGAAATTTTGTTACAACGGGGAACGTCTTTGGCAGAAAGTCATCCTTCAGAGTCTGATTTTTCACTGAGATCACTTTCTGAAGACTTCATGCAGCCTTCACAAAAATTATCCTTGCAAAGCATTTCTGGCTCTAGGCGTTCAAGAACCTGCTCTCCAACACCTCAATTTCAATCAGATTCAGAATATAATGTTGAAAATAGTCAAGACTTTGTTCCGTGTTCACAGTCAACTCCAATTTCAGGATTCCACCAAACAAGAATTCATGGGATAAACAGAGCTTTTAAAAAACCTGTATTTTATTCAGATCTTGATGCTAACTATGAAAAAATAAGGATTTTCCCGGAAAATGACAAACAGCAAGCCAGCCCAAGCtgtccaaaaaatataaaaacacctAGCCAGAAAATCAGAAGCCCTGTTGTATCTGGTATTTCACAACCAGAAGTTTTCAATCCCTCTCCTTTTGCTGAGTGCCATGAAACTGATAGTGATGAATGGGTCCCTCCTACCGCacaaaaaatatttccttcagaTATGCTTGGATTCCAAGTCATAGGTCTAGGGAAATGCCTTGCTGCCCATCATTTCCCTGATCAAGAGTtaccaagaaagaaactgaaacatATTAGACAAGGAACCAATAAAGGTTTaattaagaagaaattaaagaatatgcTTACAGCAGTTGTTATGAAAGAGAAAACTCCTAAATATAACTGTAAAAGTTCAGGCTGGATTTCCAAATGTCCAGACATTCAAGTCTTAGCAGCACCTCAGCTGCACCCTATTCTTAGACCTGATTCTTGTTTAGAATGTTGCCTTCCATTTTCAGAAAAAGGCCCACCTTCAGTGTGTGATACTCAAAGTGCTTGGTCACCTGAATTGTTTTAA